The following is a genomic window from Chryseobacterium sp. StRB126.
AATTCAAAAAGGGAGTTTTACGGTAAAGGGAGTTGGAAGTAGGAAGAGAGAAGTTATTAAGGACAAAAGAACTCCTGAAAATATATTTCTATTGATAGTCTTATATTTATTTCGTTATCAAAATCTGATAAGATTTTCAAAAACAATATTTAATAATCTCTACCCTTATCTCCCCAACCTGTTCCTTACATTATTTTACTTCCTGAATACTCAATTCTTTATAGTTCTTTCTGAGATCCTGTAAAATTCTTCCGTAGGTTCTTTTATAAATGAAATACAGAAGGTAAAAAGCAATCAGTACAAAAATACCAAAAGCAATATAATTTCCCAGTACAGGCACTATCGTATCAGGGTTAGCAGGCAAAGCCTTTATATGATGATTGTTATTCCAACCGTCATGCCACCCTGCCATGAAATCTCTTGTATTATGATCGAAATGAATAATACTGTCTGTAACAGCCAATATTAATGATATACCTGCATATCCTAAAATAAGGGTTCGCATATTTAGAATACTTTTCATTAATGTGATACTGTCCTGCCCAGCCTTCATTTTACGAAATAAAAAGATAATTAATCCCGTAAAAACAAAAAACACAGCTATTCTTATATAAGGAAATTCTTTATTCAGCCATCCATATAAAGCCCATAAAACCATTTCGACTAATCCGATAATCAATAAAGTTTTGGTTATGGAAACAGATTTATGTTTTATCATATTATAAATCTCATTTTCGGAATATTCTTTAAAACAATCAGACTCCTTATTCCAGTCTTTTTTCAACAATTCTAATTCGTCCATATTATTTTGTGTTTATTTTGGTTTTTAAATTATTCTTAGCCCTGTTCATCTTTACTCTTGCATTTCCTTCATTAATCCCAAGAATATCTCCAATTTCTTTATAGGACTTATCTTCCAGATACATCATGATTAAGGCTTTTTCTACATCAGATAATGTGTAGATTGCCTTATACATTTTCTGGAGCTTATGTTCATCATCTTCATAAACCTCATATTCCATTTTAAGGGATGAAACATCGATATCCACTGTTTGTGCATCCTTTTTCTTTGGTTTTCTGAATAAAGTAATTGCTGTATTAAGAGCTACCCGATACATCCAGGTCGAAAACTTAGCATCTCCTTTAAAACCAGGAAAAGACTTCCATAACTGAATGGTAATTTCCTGAAAAAGGTCATCATGATCTTCAGCATTATCTGTATATATCCTGCATATTTTATGGACAAGCTTTTGATTGGGCTTAAAAAAGTCTATAAATGTTTTCTCCTGTTCGGTGCTCATATTCTATAAGTGGAGAGATTTTATTTTCGTTACATAATTTTTCAAAAAAAAATGACATTTCATTTCTGAAATGTCATTTTAAAATTCTATTTAAACTTATATTAATTAGCTTTCTCCCAAATCTGGGTTCTTCCTAATAATGATAATCCCAGATAACCTCTTACATTAAGCTTATCACCGCCTTTTGTAATGGTACATTTATAAGTTTTCCCTGTTTTAGGGTCTGTAATAGTACCTCCTGTAAATTCATCACCATCTTTCTTAAGTCCTCTGATGATTTCCAGCCCTACAAGCGGTTTGCCTTTTCTGTCGTCTTTACAGGTTGTACAATTAGGATCTGCCGGTTTTGTCAATAACTGAGAAATCTTCCCATAATACTTTCCATCAGTCTTTTTGAAGATTTCCACAATAGATTTAGCCTGCTTAGTCTCATCATCTATTGTTTTCCACTTTCCTTCTATCTGCGCAAATGTCATCACACCAAATAAAGAAAGCACGAATGTTAACATTATTTTTTTCATATTTCTATAGTTTTAATTTTAATACAACATACTTTTCTATGTATTGATAAAAATATAAATTAATTCTTAACGAACAAAAATTTTTATTATACAAAGCATAAAAGAGCCTATAAATGGATTTACTTATTTAAGCTTCCTATTAATCACTCTATCCATATAATCCTGATACCAAGCCTTTGCAGTTTGTTTCCCTTGTTCTACTTCAGGAGTTTTTAGTTTGCTAATCAGATTCTTTTCAAGAGCAAGATCTGTTTTATCATATACTCCCACAATTTCCTTGCCATCAAAACGATAGATATAATTTCCGATCATAAACTGTTCATTATTTCCATCTGAATTCACCATAATTCCCGGATACTTTTTATCACTTACCAAACTTCTTCCCCAGCTTCTAATGGGTTTATTATATCCGATTAAATCTGCAAGTGTTGGATAGATATCTATTTGCTGCGCCATTTCAGTATTTTCTCCTTTCAGCTGATATACTGGATTTGGAGAATATAAAACTAATGGAACGGCAAACCGGTTCATTGCCTTTTCATATTCCGGATAATAGATCTGATTGGTATGATCTCCTGTGAAAACAAAAATAGTATTGTGAAACCAAGGTTCTTTTTTAGCCGTTTCAAAATATTTTTTAATGGCATAATCCGTGTATTGTATTGGCTCATGCATTTCTATTTTCCCTTTTTTAAATTTCCCTTGATATTTTTCAGGAATTTTAAACGGATGGTGAGAAGACGCTGTAAACACAGTAGTCATAAAAGGTTGCTTCTTTCCTACATTTTTAGCAAAATACTGAAGGAATGGTTCATCCCAGACCGCCCACATCCCATCAAAATCCTCATCATGGTTGTATTCTGTTTTCCCGAAATAATGTTTGAATCCTAAAATATTTCCAAATCCAAGGAATCCCATAGAGCCATTTGGAGCTCCGTGATAGAAAGAGGTATCATATCCCAAATCATTACAAACAGAAACAATGGACTGAATCTTCTGATTGGAGTATGGAGAACCTGTAAAAGCATCTGTAAGACTAGGAATTCCTGCCAAAACACTGCTCATCCCATGGATAGATTGTCTCCCATTGGCAAAAGTATTGGGAAAAATGAGACTCTGAGTCGCCAGACTATCCATAAACGGAGTATAGGAAACGTAATCTTTAATATTTTTATCCTTATTAAAAGCGCCAGAATACTCTCTCCCAAAAGATTCTACGATGAAAATTACAATATTGGGGCGATTTTCCACCTTTCTATCATATACTTTATAAGGCTGTACATGTTCTTCAATATATTTTTCATCTACAAAATGAACTTCCTTGAAATTATTGGTATTTAAGGTTCTGAAGAATGAAAACGTACTGTTAAGAACCAAATTTCCCTGCAATGGATTGGTTACAAAACGGGTAGCATCAACCATATTGATAGGTCTTGTGCTATGCTTGAAATCTCCTCTGATTCCTCCTACTACCAAAACTGCTGTAATGCATAAAGTAACAATAGAAGATAAAAAATAAGGAAGCAATTGAGTTGGTTTTGCCTCATCCACCTTTACTTTTTTATAAAGGAAAACCCACAATCCCATTAAAACAATAAACCAGATCAGCACAAAAGGATGCTGTCCAACGGAAATCATCAGCGTTTGAGAAACATTGGATTCGTGTTCTGCTACCTGAAATACTGCTGAAGTAAGCCTTGACTGGGAGAATTTATAATAAATAAAATCCCCGAAATTCATACCATAAGCCAATCCGTTCGTCAGAAAATAAATCCAGAAAAGAACCATCTGAAACCCTTTCTTTGTATTAATCACCAACGGTAAAAGACTTAACAATATAAATAGTGCATTCACATACAAAATAGCTGTTGTATCGAAGGCTGTACCATGGTAAGCCAGTTTAAGATACTCTGAAACAGAGTCTACCTTAATCAGGTCCTTATTAAAATACCAGAATAAAAGTCTTGCAATCTGATAAAAAGCATAGGCTAAAAAAATCCTGTAAAGCAGTGCCAGAACTTCCTGTTTTCTAAATCCTTTTAAAAATTTCATGGGGCAAATTTACATCAAAATCATTTTATTGCGTTTTTTAGTACATATTATTTTGAGTTAGAATTTTTAAAAAATGTAATTTTGTACTTATGGATTTTATAAAGAATAATCTGGCTAATGCCTTAACCCTGGCTAATCTATTTGCAGGCTGTGTGGGGGTAATACATCTTATTTTAGGAGACTATCAAACAACGGCAATATGCCTTATCCTCTCCTCTATTTTCGATTTTTTTGACGGATTTGTAGCCAGAGCTTTAAAATCAAACTCTAATCTGGGGCTTCAGCTGGATTCTCTTGCGGATATGGTGAGTTTTGGAGTGATCCCCGGGCTTACGATGTACAAAGCATTAGAACCATTCGGAGCTGAGCTTCTTGGACTACATTTTCCTTTTGAAATTAAGTATATTGGTTTGGTAGTAACTGTTTTCTCATGCTTAAGACTTGCCATCTTCAATCTTGATGAGGAGCAGAGGTATTATTTTAAAGGATTAAACACGCCAACCAATACGGTTCTTTTATTTGGACTATACTATGCTTTTAAGGAAACCGGAACTTTCAGTTTCCTGTTTGAAAATGCATTACTGTTGATCATCCTTTCATTCCTTACGTCATGGCTTCTCATCAGCCCAATCAAAATGATGGCAATGAAGTTTAAATCCAAAGCATTAAAAGACAATTATCCAAAAGTAGTATTATTGGTAGGCGGAATCGCTATTCTTGCAATTTTTAAGACTGTAGGAATTCCGATGCTGGTTATCTATTATATATTGGTATCGCTTATTTTTCAAAGACAATTAAAATAGAAATCAAAGGTTAAAACTTTTGATTTTTAATGAACATATTTTCAAATTATTATTGATTAACATGAACTTAAAACTCCATAAACCACTTTGTATTTTTGACCTGGAAACTACAGGAACCAACATCGGAAAAGACAGAATTGTTGAAATCTGTATCTTAAAAGTAAATCCGGATGCCTCCAGAGAAAGCAAAACCTGGAAAATAAATCCTGAAATGGCCATTCCAAAAGAAAGCAGTGAAATTCACGGAATCTACGATGAGGATGTAAAAGATGCTCCTACCTTCAGAGAAATTGCTTCTAAGGTGATGGAAATGATTACCGGTACGGATCTGGGAGGTTTTAACTCCAACAGATTTGACGTTCCTCTTTTAGCTGAAGAGTTATTAAGAGTAGG
Proteins encoded in this region:
- a CDS encoding RNA polymerase sigma factor; the protein is MSTEQEKTFIDFFKPNQKLVHKICRIYTDNAEDHDDLFQEITIQLWKSFPGFKGDAKFSTWMYRVALNTAITLFRKPKKKDAQTVDIDVSSLKMEYEVYEDDEHKLQKMYKAIYTLSDVEKALIMMYLEDKSYKEIGDILGINEGNARVKMNRAKNNLKTKINTK
- a CDS encoding CDP-alcohol phosphatidyltransferase family protein, coding for MDFIKNNLANALTLANLFAGCVGVIHLILGDYQTTAICLILSSIFDFFDGFVARALKSNSNLGLQLDSLADMVSFGVIPGLTMYKALEPFGAELLGLHFPFEIKYIGLVVTVFSCLRLAIFNLDEEQRYYFKGLNTPTNTVLLFGLYYAFKETGTFSFLFENALLLIILSFLTSWLLISPIKMMAMKFKSKALKDNYPKVVLLVGGIAILAIFKTVGIPMLVIYYILVSLIFQRQLK
- a CDS encoding LTA synthase family protein, with the translated sequence MKFLKGFRKQEVLALLYRIFLAYAFYQIARLLFWYFNKDLIKVDSVSEYLKLAYHGTAFDTTAILYVNALFILLSLLPLVINTKKGFQMVLFWIYFLTNGLAYGMNFGDFIYYKFSQSRLTSAVFQVAEHESNVSQTLMISVGQHPFVLIWFIVLMGLWVFLYKKVKVDEAKPTQLLPYFLSSIVTLCITAVLVVGGIRGDFKHSTRPINMVDATRFVTNPLQGNLVLNSTFSFFRTLNTNNFKEVHFVDEKYIEEHVQPYKVYDRKVENRPNIVIFIVESFGREYSGAFNKDKNIKDYVSYTPFMDSLATQSLIFPNTFANGRQSIHGMSSVLAGIPSLTDAFTGSPYSNQKIQSIVSVCNDLGYDTSFYHGAPNGSMGFLGFGNILGFKHYFGKTEYNHDEDFDGMWAVWDEPFLQYFAKNVGKKQPFMTTVFTASSHHPFKIPEKYQGKFKKGKIEMHEPIQYTDYAIKKYFETAKKEPWFHNTIFVFTGDHTNQIYYPEYEKAMNRFAVPLVLYSPNPVYQLKGENTEMAQQIDIYPTLADLIGYNKPIRSWGRSLVSDKKYPGIMVNSDGNNEQFMIGNYIYRFDGKEIVGVYDKTDLALEKNLISKLKTPEVEQGKQTAKAWYQDYMDRVINRKLK
- a CDS encoding DUF2147 domain-containing protein, whose protein sequence is MKKIMLTFVLSLFGVMTFAQIEGKWKTIDDETKQAKSIVEIFKKTDGKYYGKISQLLTKPADPNCTTCKDDRKGKPLVGLEIIRGLKKDGDEFTGGTITDPKTGKTYKCTITKGGDKLNVRGYLGLSLLGRTQIWEKAN